The Haloarcula rubripromontorii region CCGTCGCCTTCGGGGCACCCGAGCGCGGGTTACCGTCGATACTCGACGTTGCCCCGGACGCCGTCGGGGGAGACCAGACGAGCGACGAACCAGAAGGGTTCGACCTCTGGCTGAATACGGTTCCGAACCAGGGCAGTGAGGTCGTGCGAACGGAAGAAGCTCTGTTCGCCTCCCTCACCTGTCTAACCCTCACGGAGTAAACGAATGCCACAACCAAGCAGACCACGCAAAGGCTCAATGGGCTTTGGCCCGCGCAAGCGCTCGACGAGCGAGACACCTCGCTTCAACAGCTGGCCGTCCGACGACGGACAGCCGGGCGTCCAGGGGTTCGCCGGCTACAAGGCAGGCATGACTCACGTCGTGCTTGTCAACGACGAACCCAACTCCCCCCGCGAGGGGATGGAGGAGACTGTCCCCGTGACAGTCATCGAGACGCCGCCGATGCGCGCCGTCGCCCTGCGAGCGTACGAAGACACGCCGTACGGTCAGCGTCCGCTGACGGAAGTCTGGACCGACGAGTTCCACTCGGAACTCGACCGGACCCTGGACGTTCCGGAGGACCACGACCCGGACGCTGCTGAGGAACAGATACGCGACGCTCACGAGGCCGGTGACCTCGGGGACCTGCGACTCATTACGCACACCGTCCCCGACGCCGTCCCGAGCGTCCCGAAGAAAAAGCCCGACGTGATGGAGACTCGCGTCGGCGGTGGGTCCGTTTCGGACCGCCTCGACTACGCCCTCGACCTCGTCGAGGACGGTGGCGAACACGCCATGAACGACATCTTCCGCGCCGGCGAGTACGCCGACGTGGCCGGTGTCACGAAAGGCAAGGGGACGCAGGGTCCCGTCAAGCGGTGGGGCGTCCAGAAGCGGAAAGGCAAACACGCCCGTCAGGGATGGCGTCGACGGATCGGCAACCTCGGTCCGTGGAACCCGTCCCGCGTGCGCTCGACGGTCCCCCAGCAGGGGCAGACCGGCTACCACCAGCGCACCGAGCTCAACAAGCGCCTCATCGACATCGGCGAGGGCGACGAACCCACCGTTGATGGCGGCTTCGTCAACTACGGCGAGGTCGATGGGTCGTACACGCTCGTGAAGGGCTCCGTGCCCGGTCCGGACAAGCGCCTGGTGCGCTTCCGGCCCGCAGTGCGTCCGAACGACCAGCCGCGCCTCGACCCCGAGGTGCGCTACGTCTCCAACGAATCGAACCAGGGATAACCTATGCAGGCAACAATCTACGACCTGGACGGCAACACAGACGGCGAGGTCAACCTGCCGGACGTCTTCGAGACGCCGGTTCGGTCCGACCTCATCGGCAAAGCTGTACGTGCCGCACAGGCCAACCGAAAGCAGGACTACGGGTCCGACGAGTACGCCGGCCTCCGAACGCCGGCCGAGTCCTTCGGTAGCGGCCGCGGGCAGGCACACGTCCCGAAGCAGGACGGCCGTGCCCGCCGCGTCCCGCAGGCGGTCAAGGGCCGACGCGCCCACCCGCCGAAAGCCGAGAAGGACCGCTCGCTCGACCTCAACGACAAGGAACGGCAGCTGGCCGTTCGCTCGGCGCTGGCCGCGACGGCCGACGCCGACCTCGTCGCCGACCGCGGCCACGAGTTCGACCGTGACGAAGTCCCCGTCGTCGTCTCTGATGACTTCGAGGACCTCGTCAAGACGCAGGAAGTCGTCTCGCTGCTGGAGGCGCTCGATGTCCACGCGGACATCGACCGCGCCGACGAGACGAAAATCAAGGCTGGACAGGGGTCGGCCCGCGGACGGAAGTACCGTCGTCCCGCCTCGATTCTCTTCGTGACCAGCGACGAGCCGTCGACGGCCGCCCGCAACCTCGCGGGGGCCGACGTGGCGACCGCCAGCGAGGTCAACACCGAAGACCTCGCGCCCGGCGGCGCACCCGGTCGACTCACAATCTTCACCGAATCCGCACTCGCGGAGGTGGCCGAGCGATGAGCTGGGATGTCATCAAACACCCACACGTCACTGAGAAGGCCATGAACGACATGGACTTCCAGAACAAGCTCCAGTTCGCCGTCGACGACCGCGCCTCCAAGGGCGAGGTCGCCGACGCCGTCGAGGAGCAGTACGACGTGACGGTCGAACAGGTCAACACGCAGAACACGATGGACGGCGAGAAGAAGGCCGTCGTTCGTCTCTCCGAGGACGACGACGCGCAGGAAGTCGCCTCCAGAATTGGGGTGTTCTAACGATGGGACGACGAATCCAAGGACAACGGCGCGGCCGCGGGACCTCCACGTTCCGTGCTCCGTCGCACCGTTACAAGGCTGATCTGGAGCACCGCAAGGTCGAGGACGGCGACGTCGTCGCCGGCACGGTCGTCGACATCGAGCACGACCCTGCCCGCTCGGCACCAGTCGCCGCCGTCGAGTTCGAAGACGGCGACCGTCGACTCATCCTCGCGCCGGAAGGCGTCGGGGTGGGCGACGAGCTACAGGTCGGCGTCAGCGCCGAGATCGCACCCGGGAACACGCTCCCGCTGGCCGAAATCCCAGAGGGAGTCCCGGTGTGTAACGTCGAATCCAGCCCCGGTGACGGTGGGAAGTTCGCCCGCGCGTCGGGTGTCAACGCCCAGCTGCTCACCCACGACCGCAACGTCGCGGTCGTCAAGCTCCCCTCCGGGGAGATGAAGCGGCTTGACCCGCAGTGT contains the following coding sequences:
- the rpl3p gene encoding 50S ribosomal protein L3, with product MPQPSRPRKGSMGFGPRKRSTSETPRFNSWPSDDGQPGVQGFAGYKAGMTHVVLVNDEPNSPREGMEETVPVTVIETPPMRAVALRAYEDTPYGQRPLTEVWTDEFHSELDRTLDVPEDHDPDAAEEQIRDAHEAGDLGDLRLITHTVPDAVPSVPKKKPDVMETRVGGGSVSDRLDYALDLVEDGGEHAMNDIFRAGEYADVAGVTKGKGTQGPVKRWGVQKRKGKHARQGWRRRIGNLGPWNPSRVRSTVPQQGQTGYHQRTELNKRLIDIGEGDEPTVDGGFVNYGEVDGSYTLVKGSVPGPDKRLVRFRPAVRPNDQPRLDPEVRYVSNESNQG
- the rpl4p gene encoding 50S ribosomal protein L4 gives rise to the protein MQATIYDLDGNTDGEVNLPDVFETPVRSDLIGKAVRAAQANRKQDYGSDEYAGLRTPAESFGSGRGQAHVPKQDGRARRVPQAVKGRRAHPPKAEKDRSLDLNDKERQLAVRSALAATADADLVADRGHEFDRDEVPVVVSDDFEDLVKTQEVVSLLEALDVHADIDRADETKIKAGQGSARGRKYRRPASILFVTSDEPSTAARNLAGADVATASEVNTEDLAPGGAPGRLTIFTESALAEVAER
- a CDS encoding 50S ribosomal protein L23 — encoded protein: MSWDVIKHPHVTEKAMNDMDFQNKLQFAVDDRASKGEVADAVEEQYDVTVEQVNTQNTMDGEKKAVVRLSEDDDAQEVASRIGVF
- a CDS encoding 50S ribosomal protein L2, with product MGRRIQGQRRGRGTSTFRAPSHRYKADLEHRKVEDGDVVAGTVVDIEHDPARSAPVAAVEFEDGDRRLILAPEGVGVGDELQVGVSAEIAPGNTLPLAEIPEGVPVCNVESSPGDGGKFARASGVNAQLLTHDRNVAVVKLPSGEMKRLDPQCRATIGVVAGGGRTDKPFVKAGNKHHKMKARGTKWPNVRGVAMNAVDHPFGGGGRQHPGKPKSISRNAPPGRKVGDIASKRTGRGGNE